From a region of the Mycobacteroides saopaulense genome:
- a CDS encoding alpha/beta hydrolase gives MPRYYRDQQAWKDLQMFLPERLRLDESSVPQEEFWEWRGNQVHLDRYADSAASVKVVLLHGVGTNGRQMSLILGAPLARRGFETIAIDNLGYGLTDVAPGTVPGYGDWVDLVVDYLEYERRRDVRPIVLYGLSAGGMLAYHVAAKAPRDTVRGIIGMTFLDQRVRKVADGTAHDLLTARVGVPFLRLAAKTPARRVRYPMWLAAKMSTLANSRAAMKVFMKDRTSAANWVSVKFLADYMSYAPAIEPADFDVCPIILTQPEEDRWTPYEFSKPVLDPITQVPVTVVPLEGAGHYPLEDPGLQQLEEAAVGFIRAVAG, from the coding sequence ATGCCTCGCTACTACCGCGACCAACAAGCCTGGAAAGACCTCCAGATGTTCCTGCCCGAACGGCTGCGTCTCGACGAGTCCTCGGTGCCGCAGGAGGAGTTCTGGGAGTGGCGCGGCAACCAGGTGCATCTGGACCGCTACGCCGATTCCGCGGCGTCGGTGAAGGTGGTGCTGCTGCACGGCGTCGGCACCAATGGCCGCCAGATGTCGCTCATCCTCGGTGCTCCGTTGGCGCGCAGGGGCTTCGAGACCATCGCCATCGACAACCTGGGCTACGGCCTGACCGACGTGGCACCGGGCACGGTGCCGGGGTACGGCGACTGGGTGGATCTGGTGGTCGACTACCTGGAGTACGAACGGCGCCGCGACGTGCGCCCCATCGTGCTGTACGGGCTCAGCGCCGGCGGCATGCTGGCCTACCACGTGGCCGCGAAGGCGCCCCGCGACACGGTGCGTGGCATCATCGGCATGACGTTCCTGGACCAACGGGTGCGCAAGGTGGCCGACGGCACCGCCCATGATCTGCTGACCGCGCGGGTGGGCGTGCCCTTTCTGCGGCTCGCTGCCAAGACCCCCGCTCGGCGGGTCCGCTACCCCATGTGGCTGGCCGCGAAGATGAGCACACTGGCCAACAGCCGGGCGGCCATGAAGGTCTTCATGAAGGACCGCACCTCCGCCGCCAACTGGGTCAGCGTGAAGTTCCTGGCCGACTACATGAGCTACGCCCCCGCCATCGAGCCCGCCGATTTCGACGTGTGTCCGATCATCCTCACCCAGCCCGAAGAGGACCGGTGGACCCCGTACGAGTTCAGCAAGCCGGTGCTCGATCCCATCACGCAAGTTCCGGTGACGGTGGTGCCGCTGGAGGGTGCAGGGCATTACCCCCTGGAGGATCCCGGACTACAACAGCTGGAAGAAGCGGCCGTCGGGTTCATCCGGGCCGTCGCCGGCTGA
- a CDS encoding molybdopterin-dependent oxidoreductase gives MSGAPQRIIAGLIAAVAALAAGQLAAAAVAPDSAPFFAVGNTVVDHTPAAVREWVIGVFGTSDKAVLFACLSAIIALLAAAAGLLERERRYGTAIIAALGTFGAISAATRPTGEFSWIWPSVIAAAVGVLVLRALVARADTQDAPDRRRFFGAAAIFAIGSAGVYWLGSRWSKGAVVAEERRDAALPAPVAPAPALPAGINVKGAVPYITGNADFYRIDTALRVPQVSTAEWQLNIHGMVDRPRTLTWADLNAMAATERAVTLTCVSNEIGGDLIGNAMWTGFPIKPILESVGVHADADMLMSTSADGWTAGTPLDVLTDGRDAILAVAMNGTPLPVEHGYPVRQVVPGLYGYVSATKWVVDWEITRFDKAQAYWTVRGWSARGPIKTGCRIDTPRVGDRLGTGIQIVAGTAWAQHRGIAKVEVRVDDGPWQPAQLAPEYSVDTWRQWWFGWQATPGEHIITARATDGSGAVQTDQIASPVPDGATGYPKRLVTVAA, from the coding sequence ATGAGCGGTGCACCCCAACGGATCATCGCGGGCTTGATCGCCGCAGTGGCCGCACTCGCGGCCGGGCAACTGGCTGCCGCCGCCGTGGCACCGGATTCCGCGCCCTTCTTCGCGGTGGGGAACACGGTCGTCGACCACACGCCGGCCGCCGTGCGCGAGTGGGTGATCGGGGTCTTCGGCACCTCTGACAAGGCGGTGCTGTTCGCGTGCCTATCCGCGATCATCGCCCTGCTCGCGGCGGCGGCCGGTCTGCTGGAGCGCGAGCGGCGATACGGCACGGCCATCATCGCGGCACTCGGTACCTTCGGTGCGATCTCCGCCGCGACCCGCCCGACGGGAGAATTCAGCTGGATCTGGCCCTCGGTGATCGCGGCCGCGGTGGGAGTGCTCGTGCTGCGCGCGTTGGTGGCCCGTGCCGACACCCAGGATGCACCGGATCGGCGCAGGTTCTTCGGGGCGGCAGCGATTTTCGCGATCGGATCGGCAGGGGTCTACTGGCTCGGCAGCCGCTGGAGCAAGGGCGCCGTCGTCGCCGAGGAACGCCGGGACGCCGCGCTGCCCGCACCCGTGGCACCTGCCCCTGCCCTACCCGCGGGCATCAACGTCAAGGGTGCGGTGCCCTACATCACCGGCAACGCGGACTTCTACCGAATCGACACCGCATTGCGGGTGCCCCAGGTGTCCACCGCCGAGTGGCAGCTCAACATCCACGGCATGGTCGACCGTCCGCGCACCCTGACATGGGCAGACCTGAACGCCATGGCGGCGACCGAACGCGCCGTCACCCTGACATGCGTCTCCAACGAGATCGGTGGGGACCTCATCGGCAACGCCATGTGGACCGGCTTTCCCATCAAACCGATTCTGGAATCCGTTGGTGTTCACGCAGATGCGGACATGCTGATGTCCACGAGCGCCGACGGCTGGACGGCGGGCACTCCCCTCGACGTGCTCACCGACGGCCGCGATGCCATTCTCGCCGTCGCGATGAACGGCACACCACTGCCCGTCGAGCACGGTTACCCCGTCCGCCAGGTGGTACCCGGGCTGTACGGCTACGTGTCCGCGACCAAGTGGGTTGTCGACTGGGAGATCACGCGATTCGACAAGGCGCAGGCGTACTGGACGGTCCGCGGCTGGTCGGCGCGCGGCCCCATCAAGACGGGCTGCCGCATCGACACGCCTCGGGTCGGCGATCGGCTGGGCACCGGCATCCAGATCGTGGCCGGAACGGCGTGGGCACAGCATCGCGGAATCGCGAAGGTGGAGGTACGGGTCGATGACGGTCCGTGGCAGCCGGCGCAGCTTGCCCCGGAGTACTCCGTGGACACCTGGCGGCAGTGGTGGTTCGGCTGGCAGGCAACACCGGGTGAGCACATCATCACCGCACGCGCGACGGACGGCAGCGGCGCGGTGCAGACCGATCAGATCGCATCGCCGGTGCCCGACGGAGCGACCGGATACCCGAAACGCCTCGTGACCGTGGCGGCCTGA
- a CDS encoding acyl-CoA dehydrogenase yields the protein MGHYKSNVRDLEFNLFELFKIQQVFGGEEFPELDEDTARTFLAEMRTLAEGPLADSFAEGDRNPPVFDPETHSVAIPEAFKKSVKAITEAGWDRVGLQEELGGTPVPRALSWAIQEMILGANPAVWMYSGGAGFAQIFYNVATDEQKKWAEFVAERGWGATMVLTEPDAGSDVGAGRTKAVKQDDGSWHIDGVKRFITSADSDDMFENIMHLVLARPEGAGPGTKGLSLFFVPKFIPNFETGEPGERNGVFVTNVEHKMGLKVSATCELSLGQHGVPAKGWLVGEVHNGIAQMFDVIEQARMMVGTKAIATLSTGYLNALEYAKTRVQGADMTQLTDKTAPRVTITHHPDVRRSLMTQKAYAEGLRALYLYATTFQDAVAAKTINGVEAEDAVKLNDLLLPVIKGVGSERAYEKLTESLQTFGGSGFLQDYPIEQYIRDAKIDSLYEGTTAIQAQDFFFRKIVKDQGKSLAYVSGQIEEFVKSETGNGRLKAERALLATALEDVQAMAATMTANLMAAQQEITQVYKVGTASVRFLMSVGDLLIGWLLQRQAAVAIEALDAGATGADKSFYEGKIAAASFFAKNMLPQLTSTRAILDNVDNDIMELDEAAF from the coding sequence ATGGGCCACTACAAGTCGAACGTCCGCGACCTGGAGTTCAACCTCTTCGAGCTCTTCAAGATCCAGCAGGTATTCGGCGGCGAGGAATTCCCCGAGCTGGACGAAGACACCGCTCGTACCTTCCTTGCCGAGATGCGCACCCTCGCCGAGGGCCCGCTGGCCGACTCGTTCGCCGAGGGCGACCGCAACCCACCGGTCTTCGACCCGGAGACCCACTCGGTGGCCATCCCCGAGGCTTTCAAGAAGTCGGTCAAGGCCATCACCGAGGCCGGCTGGGATCGCGTCGGTCTGCAGGAGGAGCTCGGCGGCACCCCCGTTCCGCGCGCGCTGTCCTGGGCCATCCAGGAGATGATCCTGGGCGCCAACCCGGCCGTCTGGATGTACAGCGGCGGCGCCGGTTTCGCTCAGATCTTCTACAACGTGGCCACCGATGAGCAGAAGAAGTGGGCCGAGTTCGTCGCCGAGCGCGGCTGGGGTGCCACCATGGTGCTCACCGAGCCCGACGCCGGTTCCGATGTGGGCGCCGGACGCACCAAGGCCGTCAAGCAGGACGACGGCTCCTGGCACATCGACGGCGTGAAGCGCTTCATCACGTCGGCCGACTCGGACGACATGTTCGAGAACATCATGCATCTGGTGCTGGCCCGCCCCGAGGGCGCCGGCCCCGGCACCAAGGGTCTGTCGCTGTTCTTCGTGCCCAAGTTCATCCCCAACTTCGAGACCGGCGAGCCGGGCGAGCGCAACGGCGTCTTCGTCACCAACGTCGAGCACAAGATGGGCCTGAAGGTTTCGGCCACCTGTGAGCTGAGCCTGGGACAGCACGGTGTTCCCGCCAAGGGCTGGCTTGTCGGTGAGGTGCACAACGGCATCGCGCAGATGTTCGACGTGATCGAGCAGGCCCGCATGATGGTGGGCACCAAGGCCATCGCCACCCTGTCGACCGGCTACCTGAACGCGCTGGAGTACGCCAAAACCCGCGTGCAGGGTGCGGACATGACCCAGCTGACCGACAAGACCGCCCCGCGCGTCACCATCACGCACCACCCGGACGTGCGCCGCTCGCTGATGACCCAGAAGGCATACGCCGAGGGCCTGCGCGCGCTGTACCTCTACGCCACCACCTTCCAGGACGCCGTTGCCGCCAAGACCATCAACGGTGTCGAGGCCGAGGATGCGGTCAAGCTCAACGACCTGCTGCTGCCGGTCATCAAGGGTGTGGGTTCCGAGCGCGCCTACGAGAAGCTGACCGAGAGCCTGCAGACCTTCGGTGGTTCCGGCTTCCTGCAGGACTACCCGATCGAGCAGTACATCCGCGACGCCAAGATCGACTCGCTGTACGAGGGCACCACGGCCATCCAGGCCCAGGACTTCTTCTTCCGGAAGATCGTCAAGGACCAGGGCAAGTCACTGGCCTACGTCTCCGGCCAGATCGAAGAGTTCGTCAAGAGCGAGACCGGCAACGGCCGCCTGAAGGCCGAGCGCGCACTGCTCGCAACGGCTCTGGAGGACGTGCAGGCCATGGCGGCGACCATGACCGCCAACCTGATGGCCGCCCAGCAGGAGATCACCCAGGTCTACAAGGTGGGCACGGCCTCCGTGCGCTTCCTGATGAGCGTCGGCGACCTGCTGATCGGCTGGCTGCTGCAGCGTCAGGCCGCCGTGGCCATCGAGGCCCTGGATGCCGGTGCCACCGGCGCCGACAAGTCCTTCTACGAGGGCAAGATCGCGGCTGCCTCGTTCTTCGCCAAGAACATGCTGCCGCAGCTGACCTCGACGCGGGCCATCCTGGACAACGTCGACAACGACATCATGGAGCTGGACGAAGCCGCCTTCTGA
- a CDS encoding crotonase/enoyl-CoA hydratase family protein, whose amino-acid sequence MTSHVTLRVDGQVARVTLSRPEKLNGLTIDMLGGLTAAARHIASDTSIRVVVLSGEGDAFSTGLDFAAAGKDPARVVANFIPLPWLGTNGFQEACWAWRRLRIPVIAVIHGRCYGGGLQLALAADFRFTTPDAEFSILEAKWGLIPDMSGSVTLSQLIGIDTAKRLTMTGEMFDGFYAKEIGLVTQVSADPEADASELIDQILIRSPDSVAATKTLFDRAWSMVPRRAFGLERRLQLRLMRGANFAIARKAGIEKTEPQFKARSI is encoded by the coding sequence ATGACGTCACATGTGACCCTACGCGTCGATGGACAGGTAGCTCGCGTCACCTTGTCTCGGCCCGAGAAGCTCAACGGCCTCACCATCGACATGCTGGGCGGGCTGACCGCCGCCGCCCGCCATATTGCCTCGGACACCTCGATCCGCGTGGTGGTGTTGTCCGGTGAGGGGGACGCATTTTCTACCGGACTGGATTTCGCGGCCGCCGGCAAGGACCCGGCGCGCGTCGTCGCGAACTTCATTCCGCTCCCATGGCTGGGCACCAATGGTTTTCAGGAGGCGTGCTGGGCGTGGCGCCGGCTGCGCATCCCGGTGATCGCCGTCATCCACGGCCGTTGCTACGGCGGCGGGTTACAGCTGGCACTGGCCGCGGACTTCCGGTTCACCACGCCCGACGCGGAGTTCTCGATCCTGGAAGCCAAGTGGGGCCTGATCCCCGACATGTCCGGAAGCGTCACGCTGAGTCAATTGATCGGAATCGATACCGCCAAACGGCTCACCATGACCGGTGAGATGTTCGACGGCTTCTACGCCAAGGAGATCGGGCTGGTCACTCAGGTGAGCGCCGATCCCGAGGCCGACGCATCCGAACTCATCGACCAGATCCTCATCCGATCTCCCGATTCGGTGGCCGCCACCAAGACCCTGTTCGACAGGGCATGGTCGATGGTGCCGCGCCGCGCCTTCGGCCTGGAGCGTCGTCTACAGCTGCGGCTCATGCGCGGAGCCAACTTCGCGATCGCACGCAAGGCGGGCATCGAGAAGACCGAACCCCAGTTCAAAGCCCGCAGCATCTAG
- a CDS encoding isopenicillin N synthase family dioxygenase, which yields MGELPVVDLSSDPHQLRATLREVAHEVGFFYLTGHGVSPLLVDEVLSAARRLFALPDADKDAVAMVRSPHFRGFTRLGGELTGGLTDWREQIDVGPERAVTAPVRGRDYLWLQGPNQWPKAVPELRTALARWDDALADVGRKLLRECAIALGSVGGVFDEAFGTEPATLIKVIRYPATGTTEQGVGAHRDSGVLTLLLAEPDAGGLQVEVDGTWLDAPGRAGAFIVNIGELLERASGGYLRATRHRVTLTGTPRISVAYFFNPRLDAHIPALELPPQLRDRARGIRADPGDPIHATYGENAWKSRLRAHPDVAAAHGHRGG from the coding sequence GTGGGTGAGCTTCCCGTTGTCGACCTGTCGAGTGATCCGCACCAGCTACGCGCGACGCTGCGTGAGGTGGCCCATGAGGTCGGGTTCTTCTATCTCACCGGTCACGGGGTTTCGCCGCTTTTGGTCGACGAGGTGCTCTCGGCTGCCCGCCGGCTTTTTGCCCTTCCGGACGCGGACAAGGACGCCGTCGCCATGGTGCGCAGCCCCCACTTCCGCGGCTTTACCCGGTTGGGCGGCGAACTGACCGGTGGGCTCACCGACTGGCGCGAGCAGATCGACGTCGGGCCGGAACGCGCGGTCACTGCGCCGGTACGGGGGCGCGATTACCTGTGGCTGCAAGGGCCCAACCAGTGGCCGAAGGCCGTCCCCGAGCTGAGGACGGCACTGGCTCGCTGGGACGACGCCCTGGCGGATGTGGGGCGAAAGCTGCTGCGGGAATGCGCCATTGCCCTCGGCTCAGTCGGTGGAGTGTTCGACGAGGCATTTGGCACCGAACCCGCGACGCTGATCAAGGTCATCCGATATCCCGCGACCGGCACCACCGAGCAGGGCGTGGGCGCGCATCGTGACTCCGGTGTGCTGACCCTGCTGCTGGCCGAACCGGATGCCGGGGGACTACAGGTCGAGGTGGACGGGACCTGGCTGGATGCGCCCGGACGCGCAGGCGCGTTCATCGTGAACATCGGTGAGCTCCTGGAACGGGCCAGTGGTGGGTACCTGCGCGCCACCCGCCACCGAGTGACCTTGACGGGTACGCCTCGGATTTCGGTCGCCTATTTCTTCAACCCGAGGCTGGACGCGCACATCCCGGCACTGGAGCTGCCACCGCAACTTCGGGACCGCGCCCGGGGGATCCGTGCCGATCCTGGCGATCCCATCCACGCCACGTATGGCGAGAACGCCTGGAAGAGCCGGCTGCGTGCCCACCCGGATGTGGCTGCGGCGCACGGGCACCGCGGGGGCTAG
- a CDS encoding AAA family ATPase yields the protein MASVLVTGMSGTGKTTLLHELARRGFRTVDTDYDGWTLADGSWDATRMTALLDQHPDVIVSGTTDNQVDFYDRFGHVVLLSVPLDVAIARVSSRTDNPYGSTAAERTEIARNTEEVEPLLRDSASVELDGRRPVAELADRVAKLVLL from the coding sequence ATGGCGAGCGTGTTGGTGACGGGCATGTCGGGAACCGGGAAGACCACGCTGCTCCACGAGCTGGCCCGTCGCGGCTTTCGCACCGTCGATACCGACTATGACGGCTGGACCCTGGCCGATGGGAGTTGGGACGCGACGCGGATGACGGCTCTGCTCGACCAGCATCCCGATGTCATCGTGTCCGGCACAACGGACAACCAGGTGGATTTCTACGACCGGTTCGGCCACGTGGTGCTGCTCAGCGTGCCGCTGGATGTGGCGATCGCACGCGTGAGCTCGCGCACCGACAATCCGTATGGCAGCACCGCGGCGGAGCGAACCGAGATAGCGCGGAACACCGAGGAGGTCGAACCCCTGCTGCGCGACAGCGCCTCCGTGGAACTGGACGGGCGCCGTCCGGTGGCCGAGCTGGCCGACCGCGTCGCGAAGCTAGTGCTCCTTTGA
- a CDS encoding DUF1361 domain-containing protein: MTEARRAVLVLSLVATSLLTFLLGVTDPAAPMFYPTRFLIWNLFLAWLPVFAALAFSAVRHKIWLIPIGLVWLAFLPNAPYLVTDLVHLIDGIAFWRHVLQYGVAAWTGIVLGVVSLRLVHRRIQRDFGVVTGWMVVVVSVGLCAVGVVIGRFQRWNSWDLIHRPGAVAASTLEWVSSPFAFVAHTGVAVAVAAFFGLAYLTVWSLSPPDTSAEMTSTRGNLATTPT; encoded by the coding sequence ATGACCGAAGCCCGACGTGCCGTGCTGGTTCTTTCACTGGTCGCAACCAGCCTGCTGACCTTCCTACTCGGCGTCACCGACCCGGCCGCCCCCATGTTCTATCCGACGCGCTTCCTCATCTGGAATCTGTTCCTGGCGTGGCTGCCGGTCTTCGCCGCGCTGGCCTTTTCGGCGGTCCGGCACAAGATCTGGCTGATTCCGATCGGGCTGGTGTGGCTCGCCTTCTTGCCCAACGCGCCGTACCTCGTCACCGACCTGGTGCACCTGATCGACGGCATCGCGTTCTGGCGGCACGTCCTGCAGTACGGTGTGGCGGCCTGGACCGGAATCGTTCTCGGGGTCGTGTCACTGCGGTTGGTGCACAGGAGAATTCAGCGCGACTTCGGCGTCGTCACCGGGTGGATGGTCGTCGTCGTCTCGGTGGGCCTGTGCGCCGTGGGTGTGGTGATCGGACGCTTCCAGCGCTGGAACTCGTGGGACCTGATCCACCGCCCCGGCGCCGTCGCGGCCAGCACCCTGGAATGGGTCAGCTCCCCGTTCGCGTTTGTCGCACATACCGGAGTCGCGGTGGCCGTCGCCGCGTTCTTCGGGCTCGCATATCTGACCGTCTGGTCGCTGTCCCCACCCGACACAAGCGCCGAGATGACATCCACGCGGGGAAATCTCGCGACAACACCCACATAG
- a CDS encoding serine/threonine-protein kinase, with the protein MTSSERPSPGPGSQHAGDLPPGTVISGYQIERVLGRGGMGTVYLASNPNLQRSEALKILSAQASRDPAFRARFMREASLAASLDHPNIVTVHNRGETPEGDLWIAMQYIQGSDAHSESVNGRISLTRAVHIVSEVSKALDYLHTRGLVHRDVKPANVLISEGDRRIMLGDFGVTRALDDSNTVTSAGNVTATIAYAAPEVLSGAAVDGRADVYALGCTLFRMLAGQPPFGSGASLPAIINAHLSAPPPRISQFASVPESMDALIAKAMAKNPADRYQSAGEFALAAQQILADPAQHRQTVTQPVPTTTPRPLAQTAAPLAVADTARTLSKHKRIAAIAGAAILLIASAVVAVVIWPRHDRGTRPGAHSAPSPSKVKPGESLAGQPNSILDTLLPGQFDYPDGWEKNPAPTFKSGEFNPAVPPGSATSIGGTPVGCNTIDPAWTLRSKDRETSTLYLRDRKKPEREILIRIVPAAEALSADGASDTLKKCDAIAYTIPGGSTTWRCSFEFDEPAPVQDGQKELTTTETCFMFPSGANGVRQHVSFNVVRGLLVYILASGASNRNDAAGSLSATALNFATTMRILRYGR; encoded by the coding sequence ATGACGTCATCGGAGAGGCCCTCACCGGGTCCGGGTAGCCAGCACGCCGGGGACCTACCACCGGGGACGGTCATATCCGGGTACCAGATAGAGCGTGTCCTCGGCCGCGGCGGCATGGGGACCGTGTACCTGGCCTCGAATCCGAACCTGCAGCGTTCCGAGGCACTGAAGATCCTCAGCGCCCAGGCTTCACGGGACCCCGCGTTTCGCGCACGGTTCATGCGGGAGGCTTCACTGGCCGCGTCCCTGGACCATCCGAACATCGTCACGGTGCACAACCGCGGCGAAACGCCGGAGGGCGATCTGTGGATCGCCATGCAGTACATCCAGGGCAGCGACGCGCACTCGGAGTCCGTGAACGGACGCATCTCCCTGACCCGGGCGGTTCACATCGTCAGCGAGGTGAGCAAAGCGCTGGACTATCTACACACCCGCGGGCTGGTGCACCGCGATGTCAAGCCCGCCAACGTCCTGATTTCCGAGGGTGATCGCCGAATCATGCTGGGCGACTTCGGTGTTACTCGGGCGCTCGACGACAGCAACACCGTCACCTCGGCCGGGAACGTCACCGCCACCATCGCCTACGCCGCCCCGGAGGTGCTGTCCGGCGCGGCAGTCGACGGCCGCGCCGATGTTTACGCCTTGGGCTGCACGCTTTTTCGAATGCTGGCGGGTCAGCCTCCGTTCGGCTCCGGCGCCTCGCTGCCCGCGATCATCAACGCCCACCTCTCCGCGCCTCCACCCCGGATATCCCAGTTCGCCTCGGTTCCCGAATCGATGGATGCGCTGATCGCCAAGGCGATGGCCAAGAATCCCGCTGATCGGTATCAAAGCGCCGGAGAGTTCGCGCTGGCCGCCCAGCAGATCCTGGCCGACCCGGCCCAACATCGGCAGACGGTGACTCAACCCGTACCGACCACGACGCCTCGCCCCCTCGCGCAGACCGCCGCGCCCCTTGCGGTGGCGGACACGGCGCGGACATTGAGCAAGCACAAGCGAATTGCGGCCATTGCGGGTGCCGCCATCCTGCTCATCGCATCGGCTGTCGTTGCCGTCGTGATCTGGCCTCGTCACGACCGCGGAACACGTCCCGGCGCCCATTCCGCGCCCAGCCCCTCCAAGGTGAAGCCCGGCGAATCATTGGCCGGGCAACCCAACTCCATCCTCGACACTTTGTTGCCCGGACAGTTCGACTATCCGGACGGGTGGGAGAAGAACCCGGCGCCCACCTTCAAGTCCGGCGAGTTCAATCCGGCGGTGCCGCCCGGTTCGGCCACCAGCATCGGCGGAACTCCCGTGGGCTGCAACACCATTGACCCGGCCTGGACCTTACGTTCCAAAGATCGCGAGACGTCGACGCTGTATCTGCGCGACCGCAAGAAACCCGAGCGCGAGATCCTGATCAGAATCGTCCCGGCAGCCGAAGCCCTCTCTGCCGACGGCGCGTCCGACACGTTGAAGAAGTGCGACGCCATTGCTTACACGATCCCCGGCGGCAGCACCACATGGCGATGCTCGTTCGAATTCGACGAGCCGGCCCCGGTCCAGGACGGCCAAAAGGAGCTCACCACAACGGAAACCTGTTTCATGTTTCCGTCAGGGGCAAACGGAGTTCGTCAGCACGTGTCGTTCAATGTCGTGCGCGGACTGCTCGTGTACATCCTGGCCAGCGGCGCGTCCAACCGGAACGACGCCGCCGGGTCACTCAGCGCCACCGCGCTGAATTTCGCGACCACCATGAGAATCCTGCGCTACGGCCGCTAG
- a CDS encoding DinB family protein, with protein sequence MPAMPPPVANELDGLIEYIAQQQDAFRIVAFGLTDEQARLTPTAGTLSVGGLIKHVTNMQAAWTDKILAAPGAGPDRQRADDEFLLREDETLAGALAAFTVQSATTLAAIKEKGLETPVPVPSAPWFPKDVEAWNVRWVALHLIEELARHAGHADIVRESIDGATTYELLAAAEGWEPTDWLKPWTPKG encoded by the coding sequence ATGCCCGCCATGCCCCCGCCCGTTGCGAATGAGTTGGACGGGCTGATCGAGTACATCGCCCAGCAGCAAGACGCGTTCCGGATCGTGGCCTTCGGATTGACCGACGAGCAGGCCCGCCTGACCCCGACCGCCGGCACCCTCTCCGTCGGTGGGTTGATCAAGCATGTCACCAACATGCAGGCGGCTTGGACGGACAAGATTCTCGCTGCGCCCGGTGCGGGACCCGACCGTCAGCGGGCCGACGACGAGTTCCTCTTGCGTGAGGACGAGACACTCGCCGGCGCCTTGGCGGCATTCACCGTGCAGAGCGCGACCACACTCGCCGCGATCAAGGAGAAGGGGCTGGAAACACCCGTACCCGTTCCGTCGGCACCGTGGTTTCCCAAGGATGTCGAGGCGTGGAATGTGCGATGGGTGGCGCTGCACCTCATCGAGGAACTGGCCCGGCATGCGGGGCACGCGGACATCGTCCGTGAATCCATCGATGGCGCAACCACGTACGAGCTCCTGGCGGCCGCTGAGGGCTGGGAGCCGACGGACTGGCTCAAGCCCTGGACGCCCAAGGGCTAG
- a CDS encoding NDMA-dependent alcohol dehydrogenase, producing the protein MTTYRKSHASVLRSAPGEYEPCVLEVEDPRPGEIMVRMVAVGLCHSDDHITTGDFPVEMLPMCGGHEGAGVVEKVGEGTTQFDIGDHVVLTFLPACGRCLWCSRGMQQLCDAGAYALTGSRFDDPTSYRMRLDGQPCGQQLGLSAFSEYTTVSVQSAYKVPKDLPLNRLCLLGCAMGTGWGTAVNAAGVKPGHTVIVMGLGGVGAAAVQGAAHAGAANILVVDPVAYKREVAPVFGATEVFATMDEAAERARSYTNGQGADSTMITVGRMEPDNLSDAVESIRKGGTVAMTSMGAFQPEKVSLDLSMVTLMQKTIKGVIYGNWSPFEAVPSMLSLYAGGQLKTDEMVTRTYALDDIAQGYRDMKQGRNIRSIVEFG; encoded by the coding sequence ATGACGACCTATCGAAAGTCTCACGCCTCCGTTCTACGCAGTGCGCCAGGGGAATACGAACCGTGTGTGCTCGAAGTGGAGGATCCGCGCCCCGGCGAGATCATGGTCCGGATGGTGGCCGTGGGACTATGCCACTCCGATGACCACATCACCACCGGCGACTTCCCGGTAGAGATGCTGCCGATGTGCGGTGGCCACGAGGGCGCCGGTGTCGTCGAGAAAGTCGGCGAGGGCACAACACAATTCGACATCGGCGATCACGTGGTGCTGACCTTTCTGCCCGCATGTGGGCGCTGTCTGTGGTGCTCGCGTGGGATGCAACAGCTCTGCGACGCGGGCGCATACGCGCTCACCGGATCCAGGTTCGACGACCCGACCAGCTACCGGATGCGCCTGGACGGACAGCCCTGCGGCCAGCAGCTGGGGCTCTCGGCATTCAGTGAGTACACCACCGTCTCGGTGCAATCGGCGTACAAGGTGCCCAAGGACTTGCCGCTGAATCGGCTGTGCCTGTTGGGATGTGCGATGGGAACGGGTTGGGGCACTGCCGTCAATGCCGCGGGGGTCAAACCCGGCCACACGGTGATCGTGATGGGGTTGGGCGGAGTCGGGGCGGCGGCGGTGCAAGGCGCCGCGCATGCCGGGGCGGCCAACATCCTGGTGGTGGATCCGGTGGCCTACAAACGCGAGGTGGCGCCCGTCTTCGGTGCCACCGAGGTCTTCGCGACGATGGACGAGGCCGCCGAGAGGGCCCGCTCCTACACCAACGGCCAGGGCGCAGACTCCACCATGATCACGGTGGGACGCATGGAACCCGACAACCTCAGCGATGCAGTCGAATCCATTCGCAAGGGCGGCACGGTGGCCATGACCAGCATGGGCGCCTTCCAGCCCGAGAAGGTGTCGCTGGATTTGAGCATGGTGACGTTGATGCAGAAGACCATCAAGGGCGTGATCTACGGCAACTGGAGCCCGTTCGAGGCGGTGCCGTCCATGTTGAGTCTTTACGCCGGCGGCCAGCTCAAGACCGATGAGATGGTGACCCGCACCTATGCTCTTGACGATATTGCACAGGGATATCGAGATATGAAGCAGGGCAGGAATATTCGCAGCATCGTGGAATTCGGTTAG